Within Diospyros lotus cultivar Yz01 chromosome 15, ASM1463336v1, whole genome shotgun sequence, the genomic segment CAGAAAGCAACTCGTAAGTTTGTTACACCCTACAAAGTAttgctattttatttatttaaacgcCATTAGATAGAATTTTAATGGCTATTGaacctaaatttatttataggaTTTCTTGGTGCTTCAAGAAGGATCTTCCTTGCCCAAGGACACCCGGACGTAAGTATTAAGTTCGACAAGCTCTTGCCTGATGACATGGTGCAAACATCTAACTGTTTGCTTCTATAATTTTGGCAAAAATATCTGTcatgattttggttttgtgcACAGAATATTCCTTGTTTATCAACTGCGGAGGCAGCAACATGAATTTTGAAGGGAAtgaatatgaagaggatttatCCAAGGAGGGTCCATCTTACTTCTTCTCTTCAGCAAATTGGGCTTACAGTAGCTCAGGACTTTACATGGACAATGATAAAGCAAGTTATAGAGCCGATAACTCATTTGCTTTGAATATAACTGGTGCAGACTTCTATAATACAGCTCGCCTTGCCCCTAATTCACTGAAGTATTATGGGCTTTGCTTGCGTAAGGGCAGTTATAAAGTGCGCCTCCATTTTGCTGAAATAATGTACTCCAATGATCAGACATTTAGCAGTATTGGGAAACGCATTTTTGATGTATCAATCCAAGTAAGATGCCAGCATGTCAAaatcacatgcatgcatgatTTTGTACCTATCTATTCTATATGGACATGAGATGAGTTCCCTTTTGGACTATTTCCCTTTCAAAAATATTGGTTGTGACTGTCTGAAAATCATGTTAGCTATTATTACGAGctttaatttctcttcttccttaggGAAATGTGGTTCTCAAAGAGTTCAACATCATGGAGGAAGCTAAAGGCGTCGGCAGGGGCATCACTAAGGACATTAATGATGTTTATGTTAATGGTAGCACTCTGGAGATCCACCTCTATTGGTTAGGGAAAGGGACTACTGCAATACCTGACAGAGGTGTATATGGACCTCTTATATCTGCAATTTCAGTGACACCAAGTATATCTTCTATTCTGGAttgctcttttcttttattagcTTGTAAAGAGACTAATAATTGTCATCTTTGTAGATTTTGACCCTCATACTGGTGGATTATCCGTTGGAACAATTTTTGGCATTGTGGCTGCTTCATGTTTGGTCCTCGCTTTCATCCTGTATGTACTCCGCATGAAAGGTTACCTTGGTGGAAAGGACCCTAAAGATAAAGGTGACATCTGAATCCAGAATCCCTGCATATCCAACTCTTCTCTTGTAGCTATGTCATTTCTAGTGGGAGCTTGGTTGATGACTTTGGTTAGAGATTTGAACTTACTTTCAGAATTCACACTGACAAGAGTTTTTGCAAAATCAGAAGCTTTTCTTCCTTTGTAACACATAAAATAGAGTTCAAACTAATGAGAGAAATAGCTCAAATTTGTCCTCTGTTTTTGGCTACTTCACATACAATAATGCAAATTGGAAAATTTGAACATTAACCATCTCTCTCCTTGCTGTAGTTCTTCTTCTGGAGTATCTTCtataaatgtcaaaaattacAGGATACAAACTGGTACATGCATATAAGTTGGCATGTGGATAGTTCCTGGTTATTAGCAATAAGATAAATGCTGGTCATAAAAGTTCATCACTGCATACAATTTGATCTTGTAGAATGCAATaggaaaaagggaaaaactaattttctataaatgaatttttgtgaagCATCTTCTGACGAAATGAAACACTGGAATAGCGCATATCTACTCTTAagcaaattttttaaatgatgaCTTCATTTCCATGTATTCCAGTTACTTTATGGCTTACTCTTGgcatgaatttttcttgattataACTAGAACTACCTCTTTTCTAGGTCCATCTCATATCAATAATTCAGACCCCTACTGCCAGTAGGTAGTTTTAGGCAAGTTCCCTTCAAAAGTAGATACTTGAAGTCCCAATATGGGTTGTAATAATCTACATTTGGAGCATAGGATGATTCTTTCATAATCCAAGTGCGTTAATTTTCCTACTAAAATGTCACCTTCCTCTACCAGCCTAATACTAGTCATGTGATACCACATATAGTATTGACTTCATGATCAATGGACAAAGTTGAACACTCTTACATAGCTGTATTTCTACTTTATAGTCATTTTCTAATGATTTTCATCGTCTTGGGGTTATTTATTACCTATCCTTGTTGTAGATCTTCAGGCTCTCAAACTGCAAACAGGATATTTCACCTTGAGACAGATCAAGACTGCAACCAGTAACTTTGATCCTGCCAACAAAATTGGTGAAGGAGGATTTGGGCCTGTTTACAAGGTTATATTCattcaagttattaattttcacCCCGGTGCCAACCAACCTGACAACATTGTCATGAAACATTTATGGCATATTTCCTTCGAGCATACATGCTAAAGGCTGCACTAAAGTGGAAAAAGATTtcgtttattttttatatttaaatgacAATCCTGTCATTTGTGCTGCTTGATCTCAGGGAATACTATCAGATGGTGCTGTAATTGCTGTTAAGCAGCTCTCCTCCAAATCGAGGCAAGGAAATCGGGAATTTGTCAATGAAATAGGCATGATATCTGCATTACAGCATCCAAATCTTGTTAAGCTTTATGGCTGTTGTATTGAAGGAAACCAGTTGCTCCTAATATATGAATACATGGAAAACAATAGTCTTGCCCGTGCACTCTTCGGTAAATGTTTCATTTTATCTACACCATTCTATTGTGGTTATGGTTAATTATACTAAagtccccctccccccccccccccccccccccccaaggtCGAGAGGAAGGCCGAATAAAACTGGACTGGCCAACAAGAAAAAGGATATGCCTGGGAATAGCAAGAGGGTTAGCTTATCTTCACGAGGAATCCAGATTAAAAATTGTTCATAGAGACATTAAGGCCACTAATGTGCTGCTGGATGAGGATCTGAATGCAAAGATATCAGATTTTGGTTTGGCCAAGCTTGATGAAGAGGAGAACACCCATATCAGCACTCGAATTGCTGGAACAATGTGAGTATTTCTCCTCCATTTCACCCATGTGCCTTTTCAAGATTTTCCGGTCCGGAATTTGAAGTGTTAATTGGCATCAAGCACAACTGTAGCTAATTTTTCACTTGAAACGTATAAGTCAGATTGGTAGGCATGTGGATGTTAGTTGACATAAACAAGCTTATAACTAGCCATCGCCATCCTGTTTCCCAAATATGCAAGAGTTGTCCTCTGAGCCCCAGGGCGGGGTTATTGCTTTAGTAAACCATATTGGTATATGAAATAAAGGGCCCAAACATGtatgtttttctttcatctctttggaGCAATGTGGTTTtcttaaaaatcatttcatatctAAATGCACCACTAGAGGATGTGTGGTTCTAAAGGATATGAAGATTCACTTTTTCCTATGAGCAACATGGCAcataatctcttttttttttttttttttttttttttttttttttttttttttggtgggggggTGTTGACTTCAAAGAAAAACATGATATTTTTTACAAACTTCTTATTAGCTCATTAAAAGGATTGGAAAATTATTGCATTTAAAATTCAGGGTtctgatttcttctttttctcttccttgCTAACTGCTCTAGCATTGGGATCCATCTTGCTTTGTGGGCCGTGTTTCTTTGTGAACTTAGGATGTGACAAATTATAATCTGCTTGTCACCCTGGAAACCTTGTTTAAACATTAATTCTGCTTTGGAACTAGGATTTgaggaagggaaaaaaaagaaaggaaaatgtaTGTTCTTGTGAGCATGTAAAAATACATGTGGGTaacttatcatttttatttcctattttcctctcCATCAAAAATCCTTGTTCCAAACATAGCCCAAATATATTACGAAGGCAAGTTGAAAGTTGCTAGGGATAATTTGCATGTACCATGTGCCAGTTATTGTATTTTTCAAACACCGTTAGTATTGATAAGTCGATATAAGAATGTGTATGGTTTATCTCTGTGCATTGATACATCTAATATTGAAACACAGTGTTTATCTTTGCCGTTAAGACCTTGGTCAATTGTGCGTTGAGCTTCAGGGCCTTAACTTATGCCTGTTAAGTACTTCCTGATTtctgttgtttttcttttctcagAGGATATATGGCTCCTGAATATGCAATGAGGGGTTATTTGACAGACAAAGCAGATGTTTACAGCTTTGGGGTGGTTGCACTAGAGCTTGTAAGTGGGAAGAGCAATACAAATTTCAGGCCAAAGGAGGAGTTTGTTTACCTTCTTGACTGGGTAAGTTTTACTTTTCAGTTTGTCGTTTCTTGAGTATATTTTGGCTTACACATACATAGTAATAAGTTACTTGTTATTGTCTTACCTATATGTGATGAAGAGCATTCAGGAAAagcttaaaaaagaaaaaaaaagtaaaatatcaatgttaccttttcaagaaataaattcaatattaaaaaataatttagctgAAACAATGAAGCTATGTCTTGTATGTTATCAGAAATCAACATTCATCCGGATCTATAGCATGATTGCTTAGAACACCATTTCACAACATAAGAATTTATAGACAAACCTGATTTAGAATCTATGATAGTCTTTGCAGTGGATTTGTCCAAGAAGTTGCACTAGGggcttccctttctctctcaagtCTTTAGTGCTTTCTCTAATAGGGTAAGAGGGTGTAGCCACCCTTAAGAGGTATCTATCTATACACTCGCAACTAGGGTTTTAACTTGTATGAGAGGGAAGAGGAGACTTAGCCCACCAACATATAGAAGGCCCCCAAATTACCCCATCACAAAATCGTGGGTTTACACTAATTTGACCCGCAATAATTTAACTTTGAGTGTTAACCTAATAATCTACATTAGTTATTTATGGGTTTCTTGACGTCCCACAATAAGATCAATATATCTCAACctgatttaatatataaaataaaatttacaatcaATGCAAGCCCAAATAATAGGCTCATTATAAAGTGAGATTGTTTTTTTCTGTAACCTCTCTTCAAAGGCACAGTGAAACCAGAGGTTATGTATCCAAATCTTTACTATGTATTCATGTagcatccaaaaaaaaaagagagagttaACAAGTACTAGGGAAAAGGAAAGATGCAGtattaatgtaatttttcaatTGTAAGTGTCTTTAAGATTATGTAGAGTTGCATGAGATAACTGAAACGGCTCCACTTTCTGCATTTTGCCAAAGGCTTATGTCCTACAAGAGCAGGGAAGCCTTTTAGAACTTGTGGATCCAAGTCTTGGTTCAAACTACACTGAAACGGAGGTAATGAACATGTTAAACATTGCTCTCTTGTGCACCAATCCATCTCCCACCCTCAGACCCTCCATGTCTTCGGTGGTGAGCATGCTTGAAGGGAAAAGCCGGATCCAGGCACCACTGATTAAGCGACAATCAGTTAACGAAGACTTGAGATTTAAATCTTTCGAGAGGCTATCACAGGACAGCCAGCCCGAAATCTCTACATTCTCACAAGACGGTCAGGTGCCGAGGAGTATGTCAATTGACGCACAGTGGTCCACCTCCTCATCTTCTTTCCCAAGTAAGGATGGCCCCGAGGATCATCCATCACCAAGCAAGCGGCTTCTACCTCCCAATGATGGCATGTGTTTAGAATGAATGTAGTTTTGAATTCTGATGCTTTCCCAACTACTAACCTCTgaaattttctttccttttccgtTTCTTTCTCTTGTGTTGATTAGTGTAAAGGGTATTTAAGATGCTGACAACTTTTCTTATATAATGGGGATGAATGGGGTAAATCATATCCAAAGTTACCAAATTTTGGTATTCTTTGCGAAGTGGTCACTATACTTCAATTATTTGTAAAATGATCACAGGTATTTGGAATGTTTTACAATGTAATCACTAAATTGATTTTCTAGCAAGTCCATTGGTTACGTAGCACTGATGTGGTAAacaataaaaatcacaaaaaatgctattgatacacctttgtgtacaccttgggctatACAAAGATATACTAATGACAAAAAAGTCCCTCATGAGGCACATGAAGGCTAAacgtattttggtcataatacccctttatgtagctcaagatgtacaaGAATGATGTATAAGTAGCATGACTCAAAAATCACATATTGATTGTACAATAACAATCGATGAAAATCTGTCATGTGTCACTAACCCAAATCCTCATAAACCCTTTCCctttccccctctctctctcttcttcttctcaacgGCGACTGTACCTCCTTCTGGTGACCGTTCGTCACCATCGCACTCGTCGCCGTTCACCTCCAATCCAACCGCCAAtgtcttcatctctctctctatgtaatatatatatatatatataaattataattttattgataacGGCGACTGAAGCGGTGGAGGTGAACAACGATTGAGGAGTCGACGGCTGCTGCAATGGTTGCGAAGGGAGGGGAATGGGAACAGCAAACGGAGACAAAAGACAAGAAGTGGCGGGCGAGACCAAGAAGACCCAAAGAGAAAAGGAGATGGAGGCGTCGGCGGTTGCGTCAGAGACGAACGACAACAAACAATAACTAGAATGAGATAGCAGTCGCCAacgagaagaagagagagagagagagagagatgggggaaGGGAAAAGGGTTTATGAGGATTTGGGTTAGTGACATCTGACGAATTTTCATTAGTTGTTATTGTACATTgagcatataatttttattagttaagaAGGATTGCGAAAAGTACTTTAGGACCGCAGACtggcccgggggggggggggggggggggggtgttctcTGTTCCTGCAATGAGCTGAGACCgctaaaaaattttagagatgCTTCTTTATGTTACAGAAATGCCGAGTGTAATTGTGACAACAATTATTATTGCTAATGATCAGGTTATGTGCTGGATCCAGTCTACATGGTTGACCTGCATTTGCATTTTAGCATACATGTCCAGGAATTCTGTCTGAAACTTCTGCTGTGGTTCCAAGTTATTTATATCCTTCGGGATTTTCTTGTCCAGCTGCTTTGGTTGgttgaaataaaaatagcaCCATTGCAGAGCAGTAGAAGAGTCATGAATGTTCGTTTATAACGATATCAAAATTGTTGAACTGTTGTTTTAATTATGTTGTAGGGGTACTTTGCTCTTaaggtaaaatataatatcCTCAGCTCCTTTACACGGTGAAAATTGggtttttttcttctcatgATTTGCTAACGATTTTGTTCCCTGCAGGTAACCCTTCTACCATTTCTATGGTGGTATCAGCTCAGTTTGAGCTGTCAACGGGCTACAATTCATTTATTAGCAGATAGA encodes:
- the LOC127791535 gene encoding probable LRR receptor-like serine/threonine-protein kinase At1g53440 isoform X2, with product MDCLCAKVTEMSKAFSCLLFLSLLLNCFGEFRSDAKVLPQQEVQALEAISEKLQIKHLNIHESFCSSGGFLNETIPRKIVVNVTCNCSSTLCHVTNVQLKGQNLTGTLPPEFVNLRYLQEIDLTSNYLNGSIPTFFSQLPLTILSLLGNRISGPIPKEIGDIATLVELILDDNQLGGTLPPNLGNLSSLKRLFLSANNFTGTIPDTFSNLTNLEAGIDGSSLSGKIPDLIGKWTKIRRLDMQGTSMDGPIPPTISQLKNVEQLRISDLKGPDMQFPDLQQMKKLVYLILRNCQITGPIPYYIGELPALKTLDLSFNKLTGQIPGTFESLNLNQMLLTNNSLSGPVPNWAIHGQRYIDLSYNNFSESSVSGCQPSMLNLVSSHSYAESNSISWCFKKDLPCPRTPGQYSLFINCGGSNMNFEGNEYEEDLSKEGPSYFFSSANWAYSSSGLYMDNDKASYRADNSFALNITGADFYNTARLAPNSLKYYGLCLRKGSYKVRLHFAEIMYSNDQTFSSIGKRIFDVSIQGNVVLKEFNIMEEAKGVGRGITKDINDVYVNGSTLEIHLYWLGKGTTAIPDRGVYGPLISAISVTPNFDPHTGGLSVGTIFGIVAASCLVLAFILYVLRMKGYLGGKDPKDKDLQALKLQTGYFTLRQIKTATSNFDPANKIGEGGFGPVYKGILSDGAVIAVKQLSSKSRQGNREFVNEIGMISALQHPNLVKLYGCCIEGNQLLLIYEYMENNSLARALFGREEGRIKLDWPTRKRICLGIARGLAYLHEESRLKIVHRDIKATNVLLDEDLNAKISDFGLAKLDEEENTHISTRIAGTIGYMAPEYAMRGYLTDKADVYSFGVVALELVSGKSNTNFRPKEEFVYLLDWAYVLQEQGSLLELVDPSLGSNYTETEVMNMLNIALLCTNPSPTLRPSMSSVVSMLEGKSRIQAPLIKRQSVNEDLRFKSFERLSQDSQPEISTFSQDGQVPRSMSIDAQWSTSSSSFPSKDGPEDHPSPSKRLLPPNDGMCLE
- the LOC127791535 gene encoding probable LRR receptor-like serine/threonine-protein kinase At1g53440 isoform X4; this translates as MDCLCAKVTEMSKAFSCLLFLSLLLNCFGEFRSDAKVLPQQEVQALEAISEKLQIKHLNIHESFCSSGGFLNETIPRKIVVNVTCNCSSTLCHVTNVSLLGNRISGPIPKEIGDIATLVELILDDNQLGGTLPPNLGNLSSLKRLFLSANNFTGTIPDTFSNLTNLEAFGIDGSSLSGKIPDLIGKWTKIRRLDMQGTSMDGPIPPTISQLKNVEQLRISDLKGPDMQFPDLQQMKKLVYLILRNCQITGPIPYYIGELPALKTLDLSFNKLTGQIPGTFESLNLNQMLLTNNSLSGPVPNWAIHGQRYIDLSYNNFSESSVSGCQPSMLNLVSSHSYAESNSISWCFKKDLPCPRTPGQYSLFINCGGSNMNFEGNEYEEDLSKEGPSYFFSSANWAYSSSGLYMDNDKASYRADNSFALNITGADFYNTARLAPNSLKYYGLCLRKGSYKVRLHFAEIMYSNDQTFSSIGKRIFDVSIQGNVVLKEFNIMEEAKGVGRGITKDINDVYVNGSTLEIHLYWLGKGTTAIPDRGVYGPLISAISVTPNFDPHTGGLSVGTIFGIVAASCLVLAFILYVLRMKGYLGGKDPKDKDLQALKLQTGYFTLRQIKTATSNFDPANKIGEGGFGPVYKGILSDGAVIAVKQLSSKSRQGNREFVNEIGMISALQHPNLVKLYGCCIEGNQLLLIYEYMENNSLARALFGREEGRIKLDWPTRKRICLGIARGLAYLHEESRLKIVHRDIKATNVLLDEDLNAKISDFGLAKLDEEENTHISTRIAGTIGYMAPEYAMRGYLTDKADVYSFGVVALELVSGKSNTNFRPKEEFVYLLDWAYVLQEQGSLLELVDPSLGSNYTETEVMNMLNIALLCTNPSPTLRPSMSSVVSMLEGKSRIQAPLIKRQSVNEDLRFKSFERLSQDSQPEISTFSQDGQVPRSMSIDAQWSTSSSSFPSKDGPEDHPSPSKRLLPPNDGMCLE
- the LOC127791535 gene encoding probable LRR receptor-like serine/threonine-protein kinase At1g53440 isoform X5, which produces MDCLCAKVTEMSKAFSCLLFLSLLLNCFGEFRSDAKVLPQQEVQALEAISEKLQIKHLNIHESFCSSGGFLNETIPRKIVVNVTCNCSSTLCHVTNVFLSANNFTGTIPDTFSNLTNLEAFGIDGSSLSGKIPDLIGKWTKIRRLDMQGTSMDGPIPPTISQLKNVEQLRISDLKGPDMQFPDLQQMKKLVYLILRNCQITGPIPYYIGELPALKTLDLSFNKLTGQIPGTFESLNLNQMLLTNNSLSGPVPNWAIHGQRYIDLSYNNFSESSVSGCQPSMLNLVSSHSYAESNSISWCFKKDLPCPRTPGQYSLFINCGGSNMNFEGNEYEEDLSKEGPSYFFSSANWAYSSSGLYMDNDKASYRADNSFALNITGADFYNTARLAPNSLKYYGLCLRKGSYKVRLHFAEIMYSNDQTFSSIGKRIFDVSIQGNVVLKEFNIMEEAKGVGRGITKDINDVYVNGSTLEIHLYWLGKGTTAIPDRGVYGPLISAISVTPNFDPHTGGLSVGTIFGIVAASCLVLAFILYVLRMKGYLGGKDPKDKDLQALKLQTGYFTLRQIKTATSNFDPANKIGEGGFGPVYKGILSDGAVIAVKQLSSKSRQGNREFVNEIGMISALQHPNLVKLYGCCIEGNQLLLIYEYMENNSLARALFGREEGRIKLDWPTRKRICLGIARGLAYLHEESRLKIVHRDIKATNVLLDEDLNAKISDFGLAKLDEEENTHISTRIAGTIGYMAPEYAMRGYLTDKADVYSFGVVALELVSGKSNTNFRPKEEFVYLLDWAYVLQEQGSLLELVDPSLGSNYTETEVMNMLNIALLCTNPSPTLRPSMSSVVSMLEGKSRIQAPLIKRQSVNEDLRFKSFERLSQDSQPEISTFSQDGQVPRSMSIDAQWSTSSSSFPSKDGPEDHPSPSKRLLPPNDGMCLE
- the LOC127791535 gene encoding probable LRR receptor-like serine/threonine-protein kinase At1g53440 isoform X6, coding for MDCLCAKVTEMSKAFSCLLFLSLLLNCFGEFRSDAKVLPQQEVQALEAISEKLQIKHLNIHESFCSSGGFLNETIPRKIVVNVTCNCSSTLCHVTNVFLSANNFTGTIPDTFSNLTNLEAGIDGSSLSGKIPDLIGKWTKIRRLDMQGTSMDGPIPPTISQLKNVEQLRISDLKGPDMQFPDLQQMKKLVYLILRNCQITGPIPYYIGELPALKTLDLSFNKLTGQIPGTFESLNLNQMLLTNNSLSGPVPNWAIHGQRYIDLSYNNFSESSVSGCQPSMLNLVSSHSYAESNSISWCFKKDLPCPRTPGQYSLFINCGGSNMNFEGNEYEEDLSKEGPSYFFSSANWAYSSSGLYMDNDKASYRADNSFALNITGADFYNTARLAPNSLKYYGLCLRKGSYKVRLHFAEIMYSNDQTFSSIGKRIFDVSIQGNVVLKEFNIMEEAKGVGRGITKDINDVYVNGSTLEIHLYWLGKGTTAIPDRGVYGPLISAISVTPNFDPHTGGLSVGTIFGIVAASCLVLAFILYVLRMKGYLGGKDPKDKDLQALKLQTGYFTLRQIKTATSNFDPANKIGEGGFGPVYKGILSDGAVIAVKQLSSKSRQGNREFVNEIGMISALQHPNLVKLYGCCIEGNQLLLIYEYMENNSLARALFGREEGRIKLDWPTRKRICLGIARGLAYLHEESRLKIVHRDIKATNVLLDEDLNAKISDFGLAKLDEEENTHISTRIAGTIGYMAPEYAMRGYLTDKADVYSFGVVALELVSGKSNTNFRPKEEFVYLLDWAYVLQEQGSLLELVDPSLGSNYTETEVMNMLNIALLCTNPSPTLRPSMSSVVSMLEGKSRIQAPLIKRQSVNEDLRFKSFERLSQDSQPEISTFSQDGQVPRSMSIDAQWSTSSSSFPSKDGPEDHPSPSKRLLPPNDGMCLE
- the LOC127791535 gene encoding probable LRR receptor-like serine/threonine-protein kinase At1g53440 isoform X1, producing MDCLCAKVTEMSKAFSCLLFLSLLLNCFGEFRSDAKVLPQQEVQALEAISEKLQIKHLNIHESFCSSGGFLNETIPRKIVVNVTCNCSSTLCHVTNVQLKGQNLTGTLPPEFVNLRYLQEIDLTSNYLNGSIPTFFSQLPLTILSLLGNRISGPIPKEIGDIATLVELILDDNQLGGTLPPNLGNLSSLKRLFLSANNFTGTIPDTFSNLTNLEAFGIDGSSLSGKIPDLIGKWTKIRRLDMQGTSMDGPIPPTISQLKNVEQLRISDLKGPDMQFPDLQQMKKLVYLILRNCQITGPIPYYIGELPALKTLDLSFNKLTGQIPGTFESLNLNQMLLTNNSLSGPVPNWAIHGQRYIDLSYNNFSESSVSGCQPSMLNLVSSHSYAESNSISWCFKKDLPCPRTPGQYSLFINCGGSNMNFEGNEYEEDLSKEGPSYFFSSANWAYSSSGLYMDNDKASYRADNSFALNITGADFYNTARLAPNSLKYYGLCLRKGSYKVRLHFAEIMYSNDQTFSSIGKRIFDVSIQGNVVLKEFNIMEEAKGVGRGITKDINDVYVNGSTLEIHLYWLGKGTTAIPDRGVYGPLISAISVTPNFDPHTGGLSVGTIFGIVAASCLVLAFILYVLRMKGYLGGKDPKDKDLQALKLQTGYFTLRQIKTATSNFDPANKIGEGGFGPVYKGILSDGAVIAVKQLSSKSRQGNREFVNEIGMISALQHPNLVKLYGCCIEGNQLLLIYEYMENNSLARALFGREEGRIKLDWPTRKRICLGIARGLAYLHEESRLKIVHRDIKATNVLLDEDLNAKISDFGLAKLDEEENTHISTRIAGTIGYMAPEYAMRGYLTDKADVYSFGVVALELVSGKSNTNFRPKEEFVYLLDWAYVLQEQGSLLELVDPSLGSNYTETEVMNMLNIALLCTNPSPTLRPSMSSVVSMLEGKSRIQAPLIKRQSVNEDLRFKSFERLSQDSQPEISTFSQDGQVPRSMSIDAQWSTSSSSFPSKDGPEDHPSPSKRLLPPNDGMCLE
- the LOC127791535 gene encoding probable LRR receptor-like serine/threonine-protein kinase At1g53440 isoform X3, producing the protein MAVQALEAISEKLQIKHLNIHESFCSSGGFLNETIPRKIVVNVTCNCSSTLCHVTNVQLKGQNLTGTLPPEFVNLRYLQEIDLTSNYLNGSIPTFFSQLPLTILSLLGNRISGPIPKEIGDIATLVELILDDNQLGGTLPPNLGNLSSLKRLFLSANNFTGTIPDTFSNLTNLEAFGIDGSSLSGKIPDLIGKWTKIRRLDMQGTSMDGPIPPTISQLKNVEQLRISDLKGPDMQFPDLQQMKKLVYLILRNCQITGPIPYYIGELPALKTLDLSFNKLTGQIPGTFESLNLNQMLLTNNSLSGPVPNWAIHGQRYIDLSYNNFSESSVSGCQPSMLNLVSSHSYAESNSISWCFKKDLPCPRTPGQYSLFINCGGSNMNFEGNEYEEDLSKEGPSYFFSSANWAYSSSGLYMDNDKASYRADNSFALNITGADFYNTARLAPNSLKYYGLCLRKGSYKVRLHFAEIMYSNDQTFSSIGKRIFDVSIQGNVVLKEFNIMEEAKGVGRGITKDINDVYVNGSTLEIHLYWLGKGTTAIPDRGVYGPLISAISVTPNFDPHTGGLSVGTIFGIVAASCLVLAFILYVLRMKGYLGGKDPKDKDLQALKLQTGYFTLRQIKTATSNFDPANKIGEGGFGPVYKGILSDGAVIAVKQLSSKSRQGNREFVNEIGMISALQHPNLVKLYGCCIEGNQLLLIYEYMENNSLARALFGREEGRIKLDWPTRKRICLGIARGLAYLHEESRLKIVHRDIKATNVLLDEDLNAKISDFGLAKLDEEENTHISTRIAGTIGYMAPEYAMRGYLTDKADVYSFGVVALELVSGKSNTNFRPKEEFVYLLDWAYVLQEQGSLLELVDPSLGSNYTETEVMNMLNIALLCTNPSPTLRPSMSSVVSMLEGKSRIQAPLIKRQSVNEDLRFKSFERLSQDSQPEISTFSQDGQVPRSMSIDAQWSTSSSSFPSKDGPEDHPSPSKRLLPPNDGMCLE